The Deltaproteobacteria bacterium genome includes a region encoding these proteins:
- a CDS encoding HD domain-containing protein, with amino-acid sequence MYSKRLLDVRRDLDESEGERLAPWACLSRDALRQKSDPDIDQGHRQSFSADSDRILHSLAYSRYIDKTQVFYLIKNDHITHRVLHVQLVSKIARTAGRLLRLNEDLIEAIALGHDIGHTPFGHDGEKFLSSLCESHRIGRFLHNIQGVRFLQKIERKGKGWNLTLQVLDGILCHDGEIHSQLLEPKREKSFDTLAEEMRQKAQDPSTDLRPMTLEGCVVRMADTISYIGRDIEDAIRLGLIHRRDIPDDCRHVLGDTNGTIVYTLVEDLIANSLDKPYLSFSKDVGSALKKLKRFNEGCIYKDPRVKAQTDKICLMFELLFQKYLEDLEMSNPDSDIFKGFLEGMSQQYIQQTTPAAIVRDFVAGMTDEYFLGQCRKKLIPEMRPTFSP; translated from the coding sequence ATTTACAGCAAACGACTCCTTGATGTCAGAAGAGATCTGGATGAATCCGAGGGGGAGAGATTGGCTCCCTGGGCCTGTCTCAGCCGGGATGCTTTACGACAAAAGAGCGACCCTGACATCGACCAGGGACACAGACAGAGTTTCTCAGCCGATTCCGACCGGATACTCCATTCATTGGCCTATTCCCGTTATATCGACAAGACCCAGGTCTTTTATCTCATCAAAAACGATCACATTACCCATAGGGTCCTGCATGTTCAGCTCGTATCCAAGATTGCAAGGACGGCCGGGCGCCTTCTCCGTCTGAATGAAGACCTGATTGAGGCGATAGCCCTCGGGCACGATATCGGGCACACGCCGTTTGGGCATGATGGGGAGAAATTCCTCTCCAGTCTGTGTGAATCCCACCGTATCGGTCGATTTCTCCATAATATCCAGGGCGTCCGCTTCCTGCAGAAGATCGAGAGGAAAGGGAAGGGGTGGAACCTGACATTGCAGGTCCTGGACGGAATTCTCTGCCACGATGGGGAAATTCACTCCCAGCTTCTCGAACCCAAGAGAGAAAAGTCCTTTGATACCCTGGCCGAGGAAATGAGGCAAAAGGCCCAGGATCCCTCCACGGACCTCCGGCCGATGACACTGGAGGGGTGCGTGGTCAGAATGGCTGACACCATCAGCTATATCGGACGGGACATCGAAGATGCCATCAGACTCGGTTTGATCCATCGGCGGGATATCCCGGACGATTGCCGTCATGTTCTGGGAGACACCAACGGAACGATCGTCTACACCCTCGTTGAGGACCTAATTGCAAATAGCCTGGATAAGCCGTACTTGAGCTTCAGCAAAGATGTGGGATCGGCGTTGAAGAAATTGAAGCGTTTTAATGAGGGATGTATCTATAAGGATCCGAGGGTCAAGGCGCAGACAGACAAGATATGTCTCATGTTTGAACTGCTGTTTCAAAAATATCTGGAGGACCTTGAAATGAGCAACCCCGACTCAGACATCTTCAAGGGGTTTTTAGAGGGGATGTCTCAACAGTATATCCAGCAAACAACCCCCGCAGCGATCGTACGCGATTTCGTCGCAGGCATGACAGATGAATATTTTCTGGGCCAGTGCCGGAAAAAACTTATTCCGGAGATGAGGCCGACCTTTTCGCCCTGA
- a CDS encoding ABC transporter ATP-binding protein, with protein MVQGGGLKEGEIILKLENIHMFFGKVAALAGVNLEVRKGEIHSIIGPNGAGKTVMMNCINGLYKPQQGEIYYKGERVTHLRPHHRAERGISRTFQKLELFGGMSVLDNIRLGRHIHLKSGILSGSVYVGKTRKEEIASRRFIEEEIIDLLEIESIRDKPAHMLPYGLQKRVELGRALALNPELLLLDEPLAGLNLEEVEDMARFILDINEEERWKVTCVLVEHDMGVVMDISNRVNVLNFGNQIMDGPPEEVQANPEVVKAYLGEEDLYSTRR; from the coding sequence ATGGTTCAGGGGGGGGGACTCAAAGAAGGCGAGATCATTCTGAAGCTTGAAAATATTCATATGTTTTTTGGCAAGGTCGCCGCCTTGGCCGGGGTGAACCTGGAAGTCAGAAAGGGAGAAATCCATTCCATCATCGGGCCCAATGGGGCTGGAAAGACCGTCATGATGAACTGCATCAACGGGCTGTATAAACCCCAGCAGGGAGAGATCTACTATAAGGGAGAGCGGGTCACTCATCTGAGGCCCCATCATAGGGCAGAGCGGGGTATTTCGCGCACGTTTCAGAAACTGGAGCTGTTCGGAGGGATGTCGGTCCTCGACAATATCCGCCTGGGGCGGCATATCCATCTTAAGAGCGGTATTTTGAGCGGTTCCGTATATGTGGGTAAGACCCGGAAGGAAGAGATCGCCTCCAGGCGGTTTATTGAGGAGGAGATCATCGATCTTCTTGAGATAGAGAGCATTCGGGACAAGCCTGCCCATATGCTTCCGTACGGACTCCAGAAGCGGGTGGAACTGGGGAGGGCATTGGCCCTCAATCCTGAACTGCTGCTCCTGGACGAGCCGCTGGCCGGATTGAACCTGGAAGAGGTGGAGGATATGGCCCGGTTTATCCTCGACATCAATGAAGAGGAGCGCTGGAAGGTCACCTGCGTCCTGGTTGAGCACGATATGGGCGTGGTGATGGATATCTCCAACCGTGTCAATGTGCTCAATTTCGGCAACCAGATCATGGACGGTCCACCTGAGGAGGTTCAGGCGAATCCCGAGGTCGTAAAGGCCTATCTGGGTGAAGAGGATTTGTATTCCACAAGGAGGTAA
- a CDS encoding AMP-binding protein, which produces MGGNGIEITKDLTIPRLFVSQCKKYGTSKVAMREKEFGIWMPFTWQDYYDNVKYLSLGMVSLGLKRGDKVAMIGDNRPEGLWAEMAALCAGGVAVWLFQDCMMEEVKYIIDHSDSKFFVGETQEEVDKALLIKDDCPKLQNIVWDDPKGMRNYHQDYLISIKKVQELGRAL; this is translated from the coding sequence ATGGGTGGAAACGGGATTGAAATCACCAAAGACCTCACGATCCCCCGGCTTTTTGTCAGCCAGTGTAAGAAGTACGGCACCAGCAAGGTGGCCATGCGGGAGAAGGAGTTCGGCATCTGGATGCCTTTTACGTGGCAGGACTACTATGACAATGTGAAATATCTCTCCCTCGGTATGGTCAGCCTCGGTCTGAAGCGGGGGGACAAGGTGGCCATGATCGGCGATAATCGTCCGGAAGGCCTCTGGGCGGAGATGGCCGCCCTCTGCGCGGGGGGCGTTGCCGTATGGTTGTTTCAGGACTGTATGATGGAGGAGGTCAAATATATTATTGACCATTCCGACTCCAAGTTCTTTGTGGGCGAGACCCAGGAAGAGGTGGACAAGGCCCTGTTGATCAAGGATGATTGCCCCAAGCTCCAAAACATCGTCTGGGATGATCCCAAGGGGATGAGAAACTACCACCAGGATTACCTCATCAGCATCAAGAAGGTGCAGGAACTCGGAAGGGCCCTG